A window of the Brassica napus cultivar Da-Ae chromosome C5, Da-Ae, whole genome shotgun sequence genome harbors these coding sequences:
- the LOC106397105 gene encoding ubiquitin-conjugating enzyme 15, translated as MTSSSAPSRKALSKIACNRLQKELTEWQLNPPTGFRHKVTDNLQKWTIDVTGAPGTLYANETYQLQVEFPVNYPMEAPQVIFVPPAPSHPHIYSNGHICLDILYDSWSPAMTVSSVCISILSMLSSSPAKERPADNDRYVKNCKNGRSPKETRWWFHDDKA; from the exons ATGACCAGCTCTTCCGCTCCCTCACGCAAG GCCTTAAGCAAGATCGCGTGCAATAGGTTGCAGAAAGAGCTTACCGAGTGGCAATTAAATCCTCCCACTGGATTTAGGCACAAAGTTACCGACAATCTTCAAAA ATGGACAATCGATGTGACCGGAGCTCCGGGGACGCTCTACGCGAACGAGACTTACCAGCTTCAGGTTGAATTTCCCGTTAATTACCCTATGGAAGCGCCCCAG GTTATTTTTGTTCCTCCGGCACCGTCACACCCACATATTTACAGCAATGGACATATTTGTTTGG ATATTCTATATGACTCGTGGTCACCTGCAATGACTGTGAGTTCCGTCTGCATCAGCATTCTCTCCATGCTATCAAGTTCACCTGCAAAG GAACGCCCCGCAGATAATGATCGTTACGTGAAGAATTGTAAGAACGGGAGGTCTCCCAAGGAGACGAGGTGGTGGTTCCATGACGACAAGGCTTGA